A section of the Callithrix jacchus isolate 240 chromosome 14, calJac240_pri, whole genome shotgun sequence genome encodes:
- the CRIPT gene encoding cysteine-rich PDZ-binding protein — MVCEKCEKKLGTVITPDTWKDGARNTTESGGRKLNENKALTSKKARFDPYGKNKFSTCRICKSSVHQPGSHYCQGCAYKKGICAMCGKKVLDTKNYKQTSV; from the exons ATGGTCTGCGAAAAAT GTGAAAAGAAACTTGGTACTGTTATCACTCCAGATACATGGAAAGATGGTGCTAGGAATACCACAG AAAGTGGTGGAAGAAAGctgaatgaaaataaagcttTGACTTCAAAAAAAGCAAG attTGATCCATATGGAAAGAATAAGTTCTCCACTTGTAGAATTTGTAAAAGTTCTGTGCACCAACCGGGTTCTCATTACTGCCAGGGCTGTGCCTACAAAAAAG GCATCTGTGCAATGTGTGGAAAAAAGGTTTTGGATACCAAAAACTACAAGCAAACATCTGTCTAA